The Cyprinus carpio isolate SPL01 chromosome A5, ASM1834038v1, whole genome shotgun sequence genome has a segment encoding these proteins:
- the LOC109079772 gene encoding transport and Golgi organization protein 2 homolog: MCIIFLKFNPRPASSNAYRLILAANRDEFYSRPSKAAEFWGSNNEILSGLDLEEGKEGGSWLGISKRGKLAALTNYLDARQNPDAQGRGSLVSNYLMDNLDSFAYLRKVSSEAHSYNGFNLLTADFRANEDTLCYYGNKGSSEPIHLKAGIYGLSNSLLETPWRKLQHGKRLFTSVVNKTLSPDGLVQELLSNVLSNDELNTPDPAQESQGEGFSKAVLRALSAVCVRSPGYGTRTNTVILISREGNVSFTERNMLNCDLTQWSTNSFHFKLQE, translated from the exons GCTTATTCTGGCTGCTAACAGAGATGAGTTCTACAGCAGACCGTCCAAAGCTGCAGAATTCTGGGGCAGCAACAATGAGATCCTCAGCG GTCTGGACCTGGAAGAGGGGAAGGAAGGTGGATCATGGCTGGGAATTAGCAAACGAGGGAAACTGGCAGCACTGACCAATTACCTGGATGCACGGCAAAATCCTGACGCTCAGGGGAGAG GTTCCCTGGTGTCCAACTATTTGATGGATAACCTGGACAGTTTTGCGTACCTCCGTAAAGTGTCTTCAGAAGCTCATTCATATAATGGCTTCAATCTCCTTACTGCTGACTTCAG GGCCAATGAAGACACATTGTGTTACTATGGAAACAAGGGCAGTTCAGAGCCTATTCATCTCAAAGCAG GAATCTATGGGTTAAGTAACTCTCTTCTGGAAACTCCGTGGAGAAAACTGCAGCACGGCAAACGGCTGTTCACCAGTGTAGTGAACAAAACGCTGTCCCCTGATGGCTTAGTGCAAGAACTGCTCAGTAATGTCCTTAGTAATGATGAGCT AAACACCCCGGACCCTGCACAGGAAAGTCAAGGTGAGGGCTTCAGTAAAGCTGTACTCCGAGCCctgtctgcagtgtgtgtgcGCTCACCAGGATACGGCACAAG GACCAATACAGTCATCCTCATCAGCCGAGAGGGAAACGTGAGCTTTACGGAGCGCAACATGCTAAACTGTGACCTCACCCAGTGGAGCACAAATAGCTTCCACTTCAAATTGCAAGAATGA